Proteins from a single region of Pseudomonas sp. BSw22131:
- a CDS encoding DUF2868 domain-containing protein: protein MTALTPLDDLWLTEAVRLREEHAGALEDAEANRRARAEGGDLLTRIKHRAHWLAERDGMRAALHHWKQGARLSLIVLAVIAVFSGAGLAFAALGDGQTPVNVFWALGSLLGLNLILLVSWALGLIFAGESTASLGRLWLWLSEKLARDAQAAQLGPALILLLQRKRLNRWALGTLIHSLWLLALFSALVMLLMLMATRRYGFVWETTILGSDTFVALTHTLGQIPSVLGFSVPSDAMIRASGDSASIVENARQAWAAWLVGVLLVYGIAPRLLLALLCFWRWRRGKTQLALDLNLPGYAQLRERLMPSSERLGVNDAAPEHLHQVLQGASSLESDGALLVAIELDDQRSWPPKLPSTVADAGILDSRESRKKLLDQLTRFPPARLAIACDPRRSPDRGSVALIAELARCAGSTRVWLLPAPTGQALDADRLGDWHAALQQLEVNWADTAPLTWLETGHD, encoded by the coding sequence GTGACTGCGCTGACCCCACTCGATGACCTGTGGCTGACCGAAGCCGTGCGCCTGCGCGAAGAACACGCTGGCGCCCTCGAAGACGCCGAAGCCAACCGCCGCGCCCGTGCTGAGGGTGGTGATCTGCTGACCCGAATCAAACACCGCGCGCACTGGCTGGCAGAGCGCGACGGAATGCGTGCCGCGCTGCACCACTGGAAGCAAGGCGCCCGGTTATCGCTGATCGTACTGGCGGTGATTGCAGTCTTCAGTGGCGCAGGCCTGGCCTTCGCCGCATTGGGCGACGGACAGACCCCGGTCAACGTGTTCTGGGCACTGGGCAGCTTGCTGGGCTTGAACCTGATCCTGCTAGTGAGCTGGGCGCTCGGCCTGATCTTCGCCGGAGAAAGCACGGCAAGCCTGGGACGTTTATGGCTGTGGCTGAGTGAAAAGCTCGCCCGCGACGCCCAAGCCGCTCAATTGGGCCCGGCACTGATTTTGTTGCTGCAACGCAAACGTCTGAACCGTTGGGCGCTGGGCACACTTATCCACAGTCTGTGGCTGTTGGCGCTGTTTAGCGCGCTGGTGATGCTGTTGATGCTGATGGCGACCCGACGCTACGGTTTCGTCTGGGAGACCACCATTCTGGGCAGCGACACGTTCGTGGCGCTGACTCACACCCTTGGCCAGATCCCCTCAGTGCTGGGCTTCAGCGTCCCGAGCGACGCAATGATCCGCGCAAGCGGCGACAGCGCCTCCATCGTTGAGAATGCCCGCCAGGCGTGGGCGGCCTGGTTGGTCGGTGTGCTGCTGGTGTATGGCATTGCGCCGCGTTTGCTGTTGGCACTGCTGTGTTTCTGGCGATGGCGGCGCGGCAAAACGCAATTAGCGCTGGATCTGAACCTGCCCGGATATGCCCAGCTGCGTGAGCGGTTGATGCCCAGCAGCGAGCGCCTTGGAGTCAACGATGCAGCGCCAGAGCATCTGCATCAGGTGTTGCAGGGCGCCAGTTCCCTTGAGAGCGACGGCGCATTACTGGTCGCCATCGAGCTGGACGATCAGAGAAGCTGGCCACCCAAACTGCCCAGTACCGTGGCAGATGCCGGGATTCTGGACAGTCGCGAATCCCGTAAAAAACTGCTTGATCAACTCACTCGATTTCCCCCCGCACGCCTTGCTATCGCCTGCGACCCGAGGCGCTCGCCCGATCGTGGCAGTGTTGCGCTGATCGCGGAGCTGGCTCGCTGCGCGGGCTCGACACGGGTCTG